Proteins from a genomic interval of Microbacterium abyssi:
- a CDS encoding TetR family transcriptional regulator — MVSRRGRGRPPGASDARARIEAAAMHEFGEHGYDGATMRAIAARAEVDSALVHHYFGTKADLFAEVAGFPVRPDVEVPAILRGPRGDAGERIVRFVLESFERPDVRKRGVMVLRTVVSGKLTGPLVTGFMSRELLPRIAAEIDAPDAELRASLVASQIAGLIIARYIVKLPALTGASVDELVARVGPTVQRYLFD, encoded by the coding sequence ATGGTGAGCAGACGCGGGCGCGGCAGGCCCCCCGGCGCCTCCGACGCCCGTGCGCGGATCGAGGCCGCGGCGATGCACGAGTTCGGCGAGCACGGCTACGACGGCGCGACCATGCGCGCGATCGCGGCGCGGGCGGAGGTCGACTCGGCGCTGGTGCACCACTACTTCGGCACCAAGGCCGATCTTTTCGCCGAGGTCGCCGGGTTCCCGGTCCGCCCCGACGTCGAGGTGCCCGCGATCCTCCGCGGGCCGCGGGGCGACGCGGGGGAGCGCATCGTGCGCTTCGTGCTGGAGTCGTTCGAGCGGCCCGACGTACGAAAGCGCGGTGTCATGGTGCTCCGCACGGTCGTCAGCGGAAAGCTGACCGGTCCGCTCGTCACGGGCTTCATGTCTCGAGAGCTGCTGCCGCGGATCGCCGCGGAGATCGATGCTCCGGATGCCGAGCTGCGCGCCTCGCTCGTCGCATCGCAGATCGCCGGGCTCATCATCGCCCGGTACATCGTGAAGCTCCCCGCGCTGACGGGGGCATCGGTGGACGAGCTCGTGGCGCGGGTCGGGCCGACGGTCCAGCGCTACCTGTTCGACTGA
- a CDS encoding asparagine synthase, translated as MGRTADAIAEGVAIATAAARLTLKNQILVGTIAKGGVFDSDKYVDDARQALLAMAAESEQAADAMVRLRKRARGRYSDPAGTHDYRDRDVRNLRRRARQYAGVADRLKAMAEDPEKLGVLVEDARQAAWADVRGNLDRRLVVESMRPEQDPDYATMREARMQALRLVDLQALSSRQRAKRKREAAS; from the coding sequence GTGGGACGAACAGCGGATGCCATCGCGGAAGGTGTCGCGATCGCGACGGCTGCCGCGCGCTTGACGCTGAAGAACCAGATCCTCGTCGGAACGATCGCCAAGGGCGGTGTCTTCGACTCCGACAAGTACGTCGATGATGCCCGTCAAGCCCTTCTGGCGATGGCGGCCGAGTCCGAGCAGGCTGCCGACGCGATGGTCCGGCTGCGCAAGCGCGCTCGTGGGCGCTACTCCGACCCTGCGGGCACGCACGACTACCGCGATCGCGATGTACGCAACCTCCGGCGCAGGGCCAGGCAGTACGCCGGCGTCGCCGATCGCCTCAAGGCCATGGCCGAAGACCCTGAGAAGCTCGGAGTGCTCGTCGAGGACGCCCGCCAGGCCGCGTGGGCCGACGTGCGCGGCAACCTCGACCGGCGGCTGGTCGTCGAGAGCATGCGCCCCGAGCAGGATCCCGACTACGCCACCATGCGCGAGGCGCGGATGCAGGCGCTCCGCCTCGTCGATCTGCAGGCGCTGTCATCGCGGCAGCGTGCCAAGCGTAAGCGCGAGGCGGCCTCCTGA
- a CDS encoding L-serine ammonia-lyase, iron-sulfur-dependent, subunit alpha, translating into MTAYVSAFDLFSIGVGPSSSHTVGPMRAALDFSQRLAAHERLAGVARVTCTLYGSLGATGIGHGTPDAVVAGLRGLTPETCDPDEVRAAWSSFPKGGRLFIAGRHAVPFAKDDIEFAPRTRLPGHPNAMTIRAHGADGGVLVEDTYYSIGGGFIRRDGEDAQIAAGGFPLDYTDAASLIALCDERGITIADIARENEMALRSEAEVAAGLDAIWDAMAGCVDAGLHADGVLPGILKVKRRAGAIREQLDAIEAEGAPAIPGEWLGAFALAVNEENAAGGRVVTAPTNGAAGILPAVAMYWWRFLADSGLGSGNAVTPYGELVGSALLGFSGSEGLRLPSVAQPVSSAEASPPSLNDPQEDFEAHIAEANRRRGIRRFLLTATALGSLFKANASISGAEGGCQAEVGSACAMAAGGLTAVMGGTSRQIENAAEIAMEHHLGLTCDPIGGLVQIPCIERNAIAASTAVTAARLALRGDGEHYVSLDAVVETMRQTGADMSTKYKETSEGGLAVNVIEC; encoded by the coding sequence GTGACTGCGTACGTCTCGGCCTTCGATCTGTTCTCCATCGGCGTGGGGCCATCCAGCTCCCACACGGTGGGCCCGATGCGGGCAGCTCTCGACTTCTCGCAGCGACTCGCCGCTCACGAACGCCTGGCCGGCGTGGCCCGCGTGACCTGCACGCTGTACGGATCGCTCGGCGCCACTGGTATCGGGCACGGCACACCTGATGCCGTCGTCGCAGGGCTTCGCGGCCTGACGCCTGAGACATGCGATCCGGACGAGGTCCGCGCCGCATGGTCGTCGTTCCCCAAGGGCGGCCGCCTGTTCATCGCAGGCAGGCACGCCGTGCCGTTCGCTAAGGACGACATCGAGTTCGCACCGCGTACCCGGCTCCCAGGGCATCCGAATGCCATGACGATCCGTGCGCACGGCGCCGATGGCGGCGTTCTCGTGGAGGATACGTACTACTCGATCGGCGGCGGGTTCATCCGCCGCGACGGCGAAGACGCGCAGATCGCCGCCGGCGGCTTCCCGCTCGACTACACGGATGCCGCCTCGCTGATCGCGCTGTGTGACGAGCGCGGCATCACGATCGCCGACATCGCCCGCGAGAACGAGATGGCCCTGCGGTCGGAGGCAGAGGTCGCGGCCGGGCTCGACGCGATCTGGGATGCCATGGCCGGATGCGTAGACGCCGGTCTGCATGCCGACGGGGTGCTCCCCGGCATCCTCAAGGTCAAGCGTCGCGCCGGCGCGATCCGCGAGCAGCTCGACGCCATCGAGGCGGAGGGAGCTCCCGCGATCCCGGGCGAGTGGCTCGGCGCGTTCGCGCTCGCCGTGAACGAGGAGAACGCCGCGGGCGGGCGCGTGGTCACCGCCCCCACGAACGGTGCCGCCGGCATCCTGCCCGCCGTCGCGATGTACTGGTGGCGGTTCCTCGCCGACTCGGGGCTCGGCTCCGGCAACGCTGTCACGCCGTACGGCGAGCTGGTCGGCAGCGCCCTCCTCGGTTTCAGCGGGAGCGAAGGGCTTCGACTCCCTTCGGTCGCTCAGCCCGTTTCGTCTGCGGAGGCTTCGCCTCCTTCGCTCAACGACCCGCAAGAGGACTTTGAAGCGCACATCGCCGAGGCGAACCGCCGCCGTGGCATCCGCCGCTTCCTGCTCACCGCGACCGCCCTCGGCTCCCTCTTCAAGGCGAATGCATCGATCTCCGGCGCGGAGGGCGGATGCCAGGCCGAGGTCGGCTCCGCATGTGCCATGGCCGCGGGTGGCCTGACCGCGGTGATGGGCGGCACGAGCCGGCAGATCGAGAACGCCGCCGAGATCGCCATGGAGCATCACCTCGGGCTCACCTGCGATCCCATCGGCGGGCTCGTGCAGATCCCGTGCATCGAACGCAATGCGATCGCGGCATCCACCGCGGTGACCGCCGCACGCCTCGCACTGCGCGGTGACGGCGAGCACTACGTGTCGCTGGATGCCGTCGTCGAGACGATGCGGCAGACCGGGGCCGACATGTCGACGAAGTACAAGGAGACCAGCGAAGGCGGCCTCGCGGTCAACGTCATCGAGTGCTGA
- a CDS encoding ABC transporter permease, translating to MNGRRTFATAGRVLAQLRHDPRSIALMLIAPSLLVGLFAWLFSDQEGVFDQFGGAILALFPFIVMFLITSITTLRERRSGTLERLMTTPLGKPDFILGYALAFGLMALLQAVVTVSFAVWVCGLSVDGPLWQLGLVAIVDALLGTALGLLASAFAQTEFQAVQFMPLLVFPQIILGGLFMPRDQMPDVLYAISDWLPLSYAIDTINAVAAGDEGWDVFGPLLIVLAFAVGALLLASLTLRRRTR from the coding sequence GTGAACGGGCGCCGGACGTTCGCGACCGCGGGACGGGTGCTGGCGCAACTGCGGCACGACCCCCGCTCGATCGCCCTGATGCTGATCGCACCGAGTCTGCTGGTCGGGCTGTTCGCCTGGCTGTTCAGCGACCAGGAGGGCGTGTTCGACCAGTTCGGCGGGGCGATCCTGGCGCTGTTCCCGTTCATCGTGATGTTCCTGATCACGTCGATCACGACGCTGCGCGAACGGCGGTCCGGGACGCTCGAGCGGCTGATGACGACACCGCTGGGCAAACCGGACTTCATCCTCGGGTACGCGCTGGCGTTCGGTCTGATGGCGCTGCTGCAGGCGGTCGTCACCGTGAGCTTCGCCGTCTGGGTGTGCGGGCTGTCCGTCGACGGGCCGCTGTGGCAGCTCGGACTCGTCGCGATCGTCGACGCCCTTCTCGGCACCGCACTCGGTCTGCTCGCAAGCGCTTTCGCGCAGACCGAGTTCCAGGCCGTGCAGTTCATGCCGTTGCTGGTGTTCCCGCAGATCATCCTCGGCGGACTGTTCATGCCGCGCGATCAGATGCCGGACGTGCTGTACGCCATCTCCGACTGGCTGCCGCTCAGTTACGCGATCGACACGATCAACGCGGTCGCCGCGGGGGATGAGGGGTGGGACGTGTTCGGTCCGCTGCTGATCGTGCTCGCCTTCGCCGTCGGCGCACTTCTGCTCGCATCTCTCACCCTGCGCCGTCGCACCCGTTAG
- a CDS encoding GntR family transcriptional regulator, protein MGERSAELESARVARQLRDDIVLGRRRPGSRLVERDIAAQLSVSRLPVREAIRTLVTEGIVVARPRTWAVVREYTLDDVRDFAEVRAPIETMLFVYAAERHDEAGLDGLRRVLEREERAAHDGDPAASQAAAGDFHSYMAVLAGNDVLTELAGVFATRLKWIFGLHQDPHSMAVSHRELFEAIEARDADLVRRLLAEHLAAGAAAAERRFGAGSASTL, encoded by the coding sequence ATGGGGGAGAGATCTGCGGAGTTGGAGTCCGCCCGGGTGGCACGTCAGCTGCGCGATGACATCGTTCTCGGCCGCAGACGTCCGGGCTCACGGCTGGTGGAACGCGACATCGCCGCGCAACTCAGCGTGTCGCGACTTCCCGTCCGCGAGGCGATCCGCACCCTCGTCACGGAGGGTATCGTCGTCGCGCGCCCCCGGACGTGGGCGGTCGTCCGCGAATACACGCTGGATGACGTGCGCGACTTCGCGGAGGTCCGCGCGCCGATCGAGACCATGCTGTTCGTGTACGCAGCCGAGCGCCACGACGAGGCGGGGCTCGACGGATTGCGCCGGGTGCTGGAGCGCGAAGAGCGGGCAGCGCACGACGGCGACCCGGCCGCATCGCAGGCAGCCGCGGGAGATTTCCACTCGTACATGGCCGTGCTCGCAGGCAATGATGTGCTCACCGAACTCGCCGGCGTCTTCGCGACTCGTCTGAAGTGGATCTTCGGGCTGCATCAGGATCCGCACTCGATGGCCGTCTCCCATCGGGAGCTCTTCGAAGCCATCGAGGCCCGTGATGCGGACCTCGTGCGCCGTCTGCTCGCCGAGCACCTCGCGGCGGGCGCGGCTGCGGCCGAACGCCGCTTCGGAGCCGGGTCGGCGTCGACCCTCTGA
- a CDS encoding ABC transporter ATP-binding protein, which translates to MMNNPAVEIADLHVRRGAVRVFDGVDLTIPRGQITGLLGPSGCGKTTLMRSIVGVQKITSGDVMVLGEPGGSRQLRHRVAYGTQGAAVYGDLSVRQNLAYVASLLKAPKGDVDRVIDEVGLRGQAGQLVDSVSGGQSIRVSLGMALIGSPELIVLDEPTVGLDPVLRSELWQLFRGLADRGVTMVVSSHVMDEALRCDRLLLMREGRIIADTTPSALLEDTGTSDPEAAFLALIERDRTASASPNGETRRSRREARETEEEAGE; encoded by the coding sequence ATGATGAATAACCCGGCGGTCGAGATCGCTGACCTGCATGTGCGCCGCGGCGCGGTGCGGGTCTTCGACGGGGTCGACCTCACGATCCCGCGAGGGCAGATCACCGGCCTTCTCGGGCCGTCCGGATGCGGCAAGACCACGCTCATGCGCTCGATCGTCGGCGTGCAGAAGATCACTTCCGGTGACGTCATGGTTCTCGGCGAGCCGGGGGGATCGCGGCAGCTCCGGCATCGCGTCGCCTACGGTACGCAGGGTGCGGCGGTCTACGGCGACCTGAGCGTTCGGCAGAACCTCGCCTACGTCGCGTCGCTCCTGAAGGCGCCGAAGGGGGACGTCGACCGCGTGATCGACGAGGTCGGGCTGCGGGGTCAGGCCGGGCAGCTGGTCGATTCCGTGAGCGGCGGACAGAGCATCCGGGTTTCGCTCGGGATGGCGCTGATCGGCTCCCCGGAGCTGATCGTGCTCGACGAGCCCACCGTCGGCCTCGATCCGGTACTGCGCTCCGAGCTGTGGCAGCTGTTCCGTGGCCTTGCCGATCGCGGCGTGACGATGGTCGTGTCGAGCCACGTGATGGACGAGGCGCTGCGATGCGATCGGCTGCTGCTGATGCGCGAAGGGCGGATCATCGCCGACACGACCCCGTCCGCACTCCTGGAGGACACCGGCACGTCCGACCCGGAGGCCGCGTTCCTCGCCCTGATCGAGCGGGATCGCACGGCATCCGCATCGCCGAACGGCGAGACCCGCCGGTCGCGTCGAGAAGCGCGCGAGACCGAAGAGGAGGCCGGAGAGTGA
- a CDS encoding SDR family NAD(P)-dependent oxidoreductase: protein MRRLTLAGSTTVITGAASGMGAEIARQLSAAGAHLALLDHNAEALASIAAELPGAVSTHVVDLSDDVAAFAAVADVTAAHPRINALITCAGSSMLGSLEQLTMEEMRWLIDVNLWGTVSVTKALLPALRAAPAAHITHMSSVYALAAPAGRIPYAMSKFAVRGFSEALRHELEGSSVTVGALYPAGVRTGIILHGRYAAAIDPAVAARAASAQAAMYHTEPMDAAAQIIRATERRKARTMIGREARLVDLIVRLSPVGYWRAMRSTLRQATDTTTPVA from the coding sequence ATGCGACGGCTCACCCTCGCCGGCAGCACCACAGTGATCACGGGTGCCGCCAGCGGCATGGGCGCGGAGATCGCTCGGCAGCTGTCCGCCGCCGGCGCACACCTCGCGCTGCTCGATCACAACGCTGAGGCGCTCGCATCCATCGCGGCCGAGCTGCCCGGCGCGGTCAGCACGCACGTCGTCGACCTGAGCGACGACGTCGCCGCCTTCGCCGCAGTCGCCGACGTGACTGCCGCACATCCCCGGATCAACGCGCTGATCACCTGCGCCGGGTCCTCGATGCTCGGCAGCCTCGAGCAGCTGACGATGGAGGAGATGCGCTGGCTGATCGATGTGAACCTGTGGGGCACCGTGTCCGTCACGAAGGCCCTGCTGCCCGCGCTCAGGGCCGCGCCGGCTGCGCACATCACCCACATGTCCAGCGTCTACGCGCTGGCCGCTCCCGCCGGGCGCATCCCGTACGCGATGAGCAAATTCGCGGTACGCGGCTTCTCCGAGGCTCTGCGCCACGAACTGGAGGGCAGCTCCGTGACGGTCGGCGCGCTCTACCCGGCGGGCGTGCGCACCGGGATCATCCTGCACGGCCGTTACGCCGCCGCGATCGACCCTGCGGTCGCCGCGCGGGCCGCATCGGCGCAGGCCGCGATGTACCACACCGAACCGATGGATGCCGCGGCGCAGATCATCCGCGCCACCGAACGCCGGAAAGCGCGCACGATGATCGGACGCGAAGCGCGACTCGTCGACCTGATCGTGCGCCTGTCGCCGGTCGGGTACTGGCGTGCGATGCGCAGTACGCTGCGCCAGGCGACCGACACCACCACGCCGGTGGCGTGA